The Mauremys reevesii isolate NIE-2019 linkage group 1, ASM1616193v1, whole genome shotgun sequence genome has a segment encoding these proteins:
- the CREBL2 gene encoding cAMP-responsive element-binding protein-like 2 isoform X1, translating to MDDSKVIGGKVKKPGKRGRKPAKIDLKAKLERSRQSARECRARKKLRYQYLEELVSSRERAICALREELEMYKQWCMAMDQGKIPSEIKALLTGEEQSKSHQNSTKLAKAGKTETHSNNPFSTSLPSTEVRLTGL from the exons ATGGATGACAGCAAG GTGATCGGCGGCAAAGTAAAGAAACCAGGCAAACGAGGTCGTAAACCAGCCAAAATAGATTTGAAGGCAAAACTTGAGAGAAGTCGTCAGAGTGCGAGAGAATGCAGAGCGAGAAAGAAGCTGAGATACCAGTATCTAGAagagctggtatcaagcagagagagagcaatcTGTGCACTTAGAGAAGAGCTGGAAATG TACAAGCAGTGGTGCATGGCAATGGACCAAGGGAAAATCCCCTCTGAAATAAAAGCCTTGCTAACGGGAGAAGAGCAAAGCAAATCACATCAGAACTCAACCAAACTTGCCAAGGCTGGGAAGACAGAAACACACAGTAACAATCCCT tttcaaccagtttgcccagtactgaagtcaggcttacaggcctgtaa
- the CREBL2 gene encoding cAMP-responsive element-binding protein-like 2 isoform X2, translating into MDDSKVIGGKVKKPGKRGRKPAKIDLKAKLERSRQSARECRARKKLRYQYLEELVSSRERAICALREELEMYKQWCMAMDQGKIPSEIKALLTGEEQSKSHQNSTKLAKAGKTETHSNNPW; encoded by the exons ATGGATGACAGCAAG GTGATCGGCGGCAAAGTAAAGAAACCAGGCAAACGAGGTCGTAAACCAGCCAAAATAGATTTGAAGGCAAAACTTGAGAGAAGTCGTCAGAGTGCGAGAGAATGCAGAGCGAGAAAGAAGCTGAGATACCAGTATCTAGAagagctggtatcaagcagagagagagcaatcTGTGCACTTAGAGAAGAGCTGGAAATG TACAAGCAGTGGTGCATGGCAATGGACCAAGGGAAAATCCCCTCTGAAATAAAAGCCTTGCTAACGGGAGAAGAGCAAAGCAAATCACATCAGAACTCAACCAAACTTGCCAAGGCTGGGAAGACAGAAACACACAGTAACAATCCCT ggTGA